The following are encoded in a window of bacterium SCSIO 12643 genomic DNA:
- the rplR gene encoding 50S ribosomal protein L18 yields MAISKIERRAKIKRRVRKNIFGTPEMPRLSIFRSNKEFYAQVIEDVNGKTLASASSIKLKSDGLSKIEVAKAVGAELAKNAKEANIESVVFDRNGFLYHGRIKAFADGAREAGLKF; encoded by the coding sequence ATGGCTATAAGTAAGATAGAGCGTAGAGCTAAAATTAAGAGAAGAGTAAGAAAAAATATTTTCGGTACTCCAGAAATGCCTAGGTTGAGCATATTTAGAAGTAACAAAGAATTTTACGCACAGGTAATTGAAGACGTAAATGGAAAAACTTTGGCTTCAGCGAGTTCAATTAAGCTTAAGTCGGATGGACTTTCAAAAATCGAAGTTGCTAAAGCAGTAGGTGCTGAGTTAGCAAAAAATGCTAAAGAAGCGAACATCGAGTCTGTAGTGTTTGATAGAAACGGTTTTTTATATCACGGTAGAATTAAGGCTTTTGCTGACGGAGCAAGAGAAGCAGGATTAAAATTTTAA
- the rplF gene encoding 50S ribosomal protein L6, which translates to MSRIGNLPIDIPQGVTVSIEGNIVTVKGTKGELTQTIDPIISVKEEDGKIIVSRTGETKDHKSKHGLYRSLINNMVVGVSVGYKKVMELVGVGFRAAMKGQNLELSLGYSHGIVFVLPKEITCTAVSERGKAPIVTFESHDKQLIGAIAAKLRSLRKPEPYKGKGIRFEGEHIRRKAGKTAAK; encoded by the coding sequence ATGTCTAGAATAGGAAATTTACCAATAGATATTCCACAAGGTGTTACAGTTTCTATCGAAGGAAATATTGTAACCGTTAAGGGAACAAAAGGTGAGCTGACTCAAACCATTGATCCAATCATTTCAGTCAAAGAAGAAGATGGGAAAATAATCGTTTCTCGTACTGGAGAAACTAAGGATCATAAATCTAAGCACGGTTTATACCGCTCACTTATTAACAATATGGTTGTAGGGGTTTCTGTGGGTTATAAGAAAGTGATGGAACTGGTAGGTGTTGGTTTCAGAGCTGCAATGAAAGGACAAAATTTAGAATTGTCTTTAGGTTATTCTCACGGAATCGTTTTCGTATTGCCAAAAGAAATTACATGTACTGCTGTATCTGAAAGAGGTAAAGCTCCGATTGTAACTTTCGAATCACACGATAAGCAATTAATCGGTGCTATTGCAGCTAAATTAAGATCATTACGTAAACCTGAGCCATACAAAGGAAAAGGTATTCGTTTTGAAGGAGAACACATTCGTAGAAAAGCTGGTAAGACAGCTGCTAAATAA
- the rpsH gene encoding 30S ribosomal protein S8, protein MTDPIADYLTRIRNAQKAGHRVVDIPSSGIKREITKILFDKGYILNYKLESDTPGGNIKVALKYDRDTKEGAIKNLTRISKPGLRRYVGAGELPRVLNGLGIAILSTSKGVITDKEARKLNVGGEYICSIY, encoded by the coding sequence ATGACTGATCCAATCGCAGATTATTTAACTAGAATTAGGAATGCACAAAAAGCGGGACACCGTGTTGTGGATATCCCATCTTCTGGTATTAAAAGAGAAATCACTAAGATTCTTTTTGATAAAGGATATATCCTAAACTATAAATTAGAATCAGATACTCCCGGAGGGAATATCAAAGTGGCGTTGAAATACGACAGAGACACTAAAGAAGGTGCAATTAAAAACTTAACTAGAATCAGTAAGCCGGGTTTAAGAAGGTATGTTGGTGCTGGTGAATTACCACGTGTATTAAACGGTTTAGGTATTGCAATTTTATCTACTTCTAAAGGTGTAATTACAGATAAAGAAGCTAGAAAGCTTAATGTTGGTGGAGAGTATATTTGCTCCATTTATTAA